The sequence GACCATCCAATATCTTTTAAGAACTCTATTAAAAGTTCCGGTCGCTTATTTTTAATCTCGTAAACATAATATTCCCTCCGCCACTTTAATCTTTCATCAATAGAGATATTCTTTTCGTCCCATACAAACCTTCTCCTGAAAATACACCAAGCTCACTCTTAATATACATAAGCGCAGTGAGATTTCCAAGTGGTTCAAGGGAAAGAGATATTAAGAAAACATCTTTTATGTCATCCTTATCCCAGCTTGAGCTTGAACTTTCCCTTGGTTGCCTTAACCAGACCCATATACCCAGCCATAATCTTTGTAGATTCTTTTTCCCTCTTCGGATACGAGAAAATCAAGAAATCCACTGGCAAGTTGTCTATGGTTCGAATACTTGAGAATTCCTATGCCCGTACTTCTAAATACTTGCAACTCTCTCGGAAATTCTATTGCCTCCGAGGTTTTTGGCCAGATATGCGCGAAGGCATTCCAGCCGAAGATGGCGTCTACTTTCCCCCCGTGGATCAGTGCCATCACATGGCCACATCCATCCGCTAGATTGGTGATGTTCTTCAGTAAGCCTCTTGTGATTCCTGCCTTACTACATATGTCGTCCCAGACACCTACTAAGCAACCGCTTATAGATATGCCGACTCTCATTCCTTCTCTCATAAGATCTTCCAAGGATTTGATGTCCTTGGGATTTCCTTTTTGTACGATAATGACTGAACGGCGGAGACCGACACTTCTCCTACTTGCTTTGATTATAAGTCCCTTCCACTCGGCGTCGTCAAGCAGA is a genomic window of Actinomycetota bacterium containing:
- a CDS encoding substrate-binding domain-containing protein, translating into MQKTKEKIHVYSSGATAPPLKRAAKVFSDKFGIEFEFTIGRAEELVRKILKTEHGDILQCGAEFLLDDAEWKGLIIKASRRSVGLRRSVIIVQKGNPKDIKSLEDLMREGMRVGISISGCLVGVWDDICSKAGITRGLLKNITNLADGCGHVMALIHGGKVDAIFGWNAFAHIWPKTSEAIEFPRELQVFRSTGIGILKYSNHRQLASGFLDFLVSEEGKRIYKDYGWVYGSG